A portion of the Streptomyces coeruleoprunus genome contains these proteins:
- a CDS encoding Acg family FMN-binding oxidoreductase: MSAQPLSEEQVTALAYDAAAAPSLHNAQPWRFRYFHGSRTFHVRADPGRVLPHTDPDLRALHIGCGAALLNLRVAALHGGWEPDTRLLPDPGDRDLLASVRMTGRRDGESDLGALYEAIRARHTSRYPFEEREIPEAVRTALVDAARAEGASLAFPTGWHLQEVLELAQEAEVRNLGDRGHDEELERWTHGGVPFSDTAAEGVPEYAFGPRKAGGRAPMRDFAAGRTVAGREAAEFEHHPHLALLGTERDRPEDWLRAGQAMERVLLLATLEGLSSSFAGQAVEWAELRWPLRDPVTGTGHVQMVLRLGYGPKGPATPRRPVREVLDIEPGTPGA; the protein is encoded by the coding sequence GTGAGCGCACAACCACTCTCCGAAGAGCAGGTGACGGCTCTGGCCTACGACGCCGCCGCCGCTCCGTCGCTGCACAACGCCCAGCCCTGGCGCTTCCGCTACTTCCACGGCAGCCGCACCTTCCACGTACGTGCCGACCCCGGACGCGTCCTGCCGCACACCGACCCCGACCTGCGCGCCCTCCACATCGGGTGCGGCGCGGCTCTGCTGAATCTGCGGGTCGCGGCACTTCACGGCGGCTGGGAGCCGGATACCCGGCTGCTGCCCGACCCGGGCGACAGAGACCTGCTCGCCTCGGTACGGATGACCGGTCGCCGGGACGGGGAGAGCGACCTCGGCGCGCTGTACGAGGCCATTCGCGCCCGGCACACGAGCCGGTATCCGTTCGAGGAGAGGGAGATACCCGAAGCCGTGCGGACCGCCCTGGTCGACGCGGCCCGCGCCGAAGGCGCGTCGCTGGCCTTCCCCACCGGGTGGCACTTGCAGGAGGTGCTGGAGCTGGCCCAGGAGGCCGAGGTCCGCAACCTCGGCGACCGCGGCCACGACGAGGAGCTGGAGCGATGGACCCACGGCGGTGTCCCGTTCTCGGACACGGCCGCCGAAGGGGTGCCCGAGTACGCCTTCGGGCCGCGCAAGGCCGGCGGCCGGGCACCGATGCGCGACTTCGCCGCCGGCAGGACGGTGGCCGGCCGCGAGGCCGCCGAGTTCGAGCATCATCCTCATCTGGCCCTGCTGGGCACGGAACGCGACCGCCCGGAGGACTGGCTGCGCGCCGGCCAGGCGATGGAGCGCGTCCTGCTGCTGGCCACGCTGGAGGGCCTGTCCAGCTCGTTCGCCGGCCAGGCCGTGGAGTGGGCCGAGCTGCGCTGGCCGCTGCGGGACCCGGTAACGGGAACGGGCCACGTGCAGATGGTGCTGCGCCTGGGATACGGGCCGAAGGGTCCGGCGACGCCGCGTCGCCCGGTGCGCGAG
- a CDS encoding ROK family glucokinase, with amino-acid sequence MSTYRDPAPRGSVLRTVGTRERRSHLSAPRVPTVGIDIGGTKVMAGVVDADGTILEKIRTETPDKSKSPQVVEDTIVDLVLDLSDRHDVHAVGIGAAGWVDADRSRVLFAPHLAWRNEPLRDSLQARLAVPVMVDNDANTAAWAEWRFGAGRGEDHLVMITLGTGIGGAILEDGRVKRGKYGVAGEFGHMQVVPGGHRCPCGNRGCWEQYSSGNALVREARELAAADSPVAYNIIERVKGHVPDITGPLITELAREGDAMCVELLQDIGQWLGVGIANLAAALDPSCFVIGGGVSAADDLLIGPARDAFRRHLTGRGYRPEARIAKAQLGPEAGMVGAADLARLVARRFRRANRRRVERYERFERYAQVIRDGGGSRTTRTRSTTQEPPA; translated from the coding sequence GTGAGCACGTACCGCGACCCCGCCCCCCGCGGCTCCGTCCTGCGCACCGTCGGCACCCGCGAGCGCCGCTCCCACCTCAGCGCCCCCCGCGTCCCGACCGTCGGCATCGACATCGGCGGTACGAAGGTGATGGCGGGCGTCGTCGACGCCGACGGCACCATCCTGGAGAAGATCCGCACCGAGACCCCCGACAAGTCCAAGAGCCCCCAGGTCGTCGAGGACACCATCGTCGACCTCGTCCTGGACCTGTCCGACCGGCACGACGTCCACGCCGTCGGCATCGGCGCCGCCGGATGGGTCGACGCCGACCGCAGCCGCGTCCTGTTCGCCCCACACCTCGCCTGGCGCAACGAGCCCCTGCGCGACTCCCTCCAGGCCCGGCTGGCCGTCCCCGTCATGGTCGACAACGACGCCAACACGGCCGCCTGGGCCGAGTGGCGGTTCGGCGCCGGACGCGGTGAGGACCACCTCGTCATGATCACGCTCGGCACCGGCATCGGCGGCGCCATCCTGGAGGACGGCCGCGTCAAGCGCGGCAAGTACGGCGTCGCCGGCGAATTCGGCCACATGCAGGTCGTCCCCGGCGGCCACCGCTGCCCCTGCGGCAACCGCGGCTGCTGGGAGCAGTACAGCTCCGGCAACGCCCTGGTCCGCGAGGCCCGCGAGCTGGCCGCCGCCGACTCCCCGGTCGCGTACAACATCATCGAACGCGTCAAGGGCCACGTCCCCGACATCACCGGACCCCTCATCACCGAGCTGGCCCGCGAGGGCGACGCCATGTGCGTCGAACTGCTCCAGGACATCGGCCAGTGGCTCGGCGTCGGCATCGCCAACCTCGCGGCCGCGCTCGACCCCTCCTGCTTCGTCATCGGCGGCGGCGTCAGCGCCGCCGACGACCTCCTCATCGGACCCGCCCGGGACGCCTTCCGCCGCCACCTCACCGGCCGCGGCTACCGCCCCGAGGCCAGGATCGCCAAGGCCCAGCTCGGCCCCGAGGCCGGCATGGTCGGCGCCGCCGACCTCGCCCGCCTCGTCGCCCGCCGCTTCCGGCGCGCCAACCGCCGCCGGGTCGAACGGTACGAACGGTTCGAGCGCTACGCGCAGGTCATCCGCGACGGCGGCGGCAGCCGCACCACCCGTACCAGGAGCACCACCCAGGAACCCCCCGCATGA
- a CDS encoding ATP-binding cassette domain-containing protein produces MTTPLVELDGVSKYYGTVRALEGVSLEVHAGEITCVLGDNGAGKSTLIKIIAGLHAHDAGTFRVEGRDTTLSSPREALDLGIATVYQDLAVVPLMPVWRNFFLGSEPTRGRGPFKRLDVRHMRATTRAELLRMGIDLRDVDQPIGTLSGGERQCVAIARAVHFGAKVLVLDEPTAALGVKQSGVVLKYVAAARDAGLGVVLITHNPHHAHLVGDRFVLLKRGVMAGSHTKQSLTLDELTRQMAGGSELDDLRHELERAPAPTRIGGHDVPPAAAG; encoded by the coding sequence ATGACGACCCCCCTCGTCGAGCTCGACGGCGTCAGCAAGTACTACGGCACCGTCCGCGCCCTCGAAGGCGTCTCCCTGGAGGTCCACGCGGGCGAGATCACCTGCGTCCTCGGCGACAACGGCGCCGGCAAGTCCACCCTCATCAAGATCATCGCCGGGCTGCACGCCCACGACGCGGGCACGTTCCGCGTCGAGGGCCGCGACACCACCCTCTCCTCGCCCCGCGAGGCCCTGGACCTCGGCATCGCCACCGTCTACCAGGACCTCGCCGTGGTCCCCCTCATGCCCGTCTGGCGCAACTTCTTCCTCGGCTCCGAGCCCACCCGCGGCCGCGGCCCCTTCAAGCGCCTCGACGTCCGCCACATGCGCGCCACCACCCGCGCGGAACTCCTCCGCATGGGCATCGACCTGCGCGACGTCGACCAGCCCATCGGCACGCTCTCCGGCGGCGAGCGCCAGTGCGTCGCCATCGCCCGCGCCGTCCACTTCGGCGCCAAGGTCCTCGTACTCGACGAGCCCACCGCCGCCCTCGGCGTCAAGCAGTCCGGCGTCGTCCTGAAATACGTGGCGGCGGCCCGCGACGCCGGTCTCGGCGTGGTCCTCATCACCCACAACCCCCACCACGCCCACCTCGTCGGCGACCGCTTCGTCCTCCTCAAGCGCGGCGTCATGGCCGGCAGCCACACGAAACAGTCCCTGACGCTCGACGAACTCACCCGCCAGATGGCGGGCGGAAGCGAGCTGGACGACCTGCGCCACGAGCTGGAACGCGCCCCCGCGCCCACCCGGATCGGCGGCCACGACGTGCCGCCCGCCGCGGCCGGCTGA
- a CDS encoding ABC transporter permease has product MTTAAPPAEDSPARDERLLPASPVKRLLGRPELGSVVGALAVFVFFAAVAVGFLRAASLGTVLYAASTIGIMAVPVALLMIGGEFDLSAGVLVTTSALVSSMFSYRMTANVWVGIGVSLLVTLAIGAFNGLMLTRTGLPSFIITLGTFLMLTGLNLGLTKLISGTVSTKTIADMEGFDSARALFASEVTVGGATLKVTILWWFALVAVATWVLLRTRFGNWIFAAGGNADAARAVGVPVRRTKTGLYMAVGLCAWISGQHLLFSFDVVQSGEGVGNELIYIIAAVIGGCLITGGYGSAIGAAVGAFIFGMTSKGIVYAEWNPDWFKFFLGAMLLLATLLNAWVRKRAEATP; this is encoded by the coding sequence ATGACCACCGCCGCGCCCCCCGCCGAGGACAGCCCCGCCCGCGACGAGCGGCTGCTGCCCGCTTCCCCGGTGAAACGGCTCCTCGGCCGCCCGGAACTCGGCTCGGTCGTCGGCGCCCTCGCCGTCTTCGTCTTCTTCGCCGCCGTCGCCGTCGGCTTCCTGCGGGCCGCCAGCCTCGGCACGGTCCTCTACGCGGCCTCGACGATCGGGATCATGGCCGTGCCCGTCGCGCTCCTGATGATCGGCGGCGAGTTCGACCTGTCCGCCGGCGTCCTCGTGACCACGTCGGCGCTCGTCTCGTCGATGTTCAGCTACCGGATGACCGCGAACGTCTGGGTCGGCATCGGGGTGTCCCTGCTGGTCACGCTGGCCATCGGCGCGTTCAACGGCCTCATGCTCACCCGTACGGGCCTGCCCAGCTTCATCATCACGCTCGGCACGTTCCTGATGCTCACGGGCCTCAACCTCGGCCTCACCAAGCTCATCAGCGGCACCGTCTCGACCAAGACCATCGCGGACATGGAGGGCTTCGACTCCGCCCGCGCCCTGTTCGCCTCCGAAGTGACCGTCGGCGGCGCCACCCTCAAGGTCACCATCCTGTGGTGGTTCGCCCTGGTCGCCGTCGCCACCTGGGTCCTCCTGCGCACCCGCTTCGGCAACTGGATCTTCGCCGCGGGCGGCAACGCCGACGCCGCACGCGCCGTCGGCGTCCCCGTCCGCCGCACCAAGACGGGCCTCTACATGGCGGTGGGCCTCTGCGCCTGGATCTCCGGCCAGCACCTGCTCTTCTCCTTCGACGTCGTCCAGTCCGGCGAAGGCGTCGGCAACGAGCTGATCTACATCATCGCGGCCGTCATCGGCGGCTGCCTGATCACCGGCGGCTACGGCTCCGCCATCGGCGCGGCGGTCGGCGCGTTCATCTTCGGCATGACCAGCAAGGGCATCGTCTACGCCGAGTGGAACCCCGACTGGTTCAAGTTCTTCCTCGGAGCGATGCTCCTTCTCGCGACCCTGCTCAACGCCTGGGTCCGCAAGCGCGCGGAGGCCACCCCATGA
- a CDS encoding sugar ABC transporter substrate-binding protein, whose amino-acid sequence MARVRTGIRVLGVVLAGVLGVSLTACSATGGKRAEDARKAAAAAAEGRAAVNTPRWTIAMVTHSGDGDTFWDIVQQGARQAAAKDNINFLYAHSDEGQQQAQLVDSYVDKRVDGLIVTLAKPDALKASVARAVAAGIPVITVNSGSEQSKAFGALTHIGQDETVAGEAVGDELDRRGHKKALCVLHEQGNVGHEQRCAGVAETFDGTLQNLYVDGTNMPDVQASIEAKLQADKAIDAVVTLGAPFADAAVQAKRTAGSAAEIDTFDLNAKVVTALRDGTLGFAVDQQPYLQGYEAVDLLWLHRYNADVLGGGRPVLTGPQILTRKDAATLAPYTERGTR is encoded by the coding sequence GTGGCAAGGGTTCGGACAGGAATACGGGTGCTCGGCGTCGTACTCGCAGGGGTCCTCGGAGTGTCCCTGACGGCGTGCAGCGCCACCGGCGGCAAACGCGCCGAGGACGCCCGCAAGGCCGCCGCCGCGGCCGCCGAGGGCCGCGCCGCCGTCAACACCCCCCGGTGGACCATCGCCATGGTCACCCACTCGGGGGACGGCGACACCTTCTGGGACATCGTCCAGCAGGGCGCCCGCCAGGCCGCCGCCAAGGACAACATCAACTTCCTCTACGCCCACAGCGACGAGGGCCAGCAGCAGGCCCAGCTCGTCGACTCGTACGTCGACAAGAGGGTCGACGGACTGATCGTCACCCTCGCCAAGCCCGACGCCCTCAAGGCGTCCGTCGCCCGCGCCGTCGCCGCCGGCATCCCCGTGATCACCGTGAACTCCGGCTCCGAACAGTCCAAGGCCTTCGGCGCCCTCACCCACATCGGCCAGGACGAGACCGTCGCCGGCGAGGCCGTCGGCGACGAACTCGACCGGCGCGGCCACAAGAAGGCCCTGTGCGTCCTGCACGAACAGGGCAACGTCGGCCACGAACAGCGCTGCGCCGGAGTCGCCGAGACCTTCGACGGCACCCTGCAGAACCTCTACGTCGACGGCACCAACATGCCCGACGTCCAGGCCTCCATCGAAGCCAAGCTCCAGGCCGACAAGGCCATCGACGCCGTCGTCACCCTCGGCGCGCCCTTCGCCGACGCCGCCGTCCAGGCCAAGCGCACGGCCGGCTCCGCCGCCGAGATCGACACCTTCGACCTCAACGCCAAGGTCGTCACCGCCCTGCGCGACGGCACCCTCGGCTTCGCCGTCGACCAGCAGCCCTACCTCCAGGGCTACGAGGCCGTCGACCTGCTGTGGCTCCACCGCTACAACGCCGACGTGCTCGGCGGCGGCCGCCCCGTCCTGACCGGCCCACAGATCCTCACTCGGAAGGACGCCGCGACCCTCGCCCCGTACACCGAGCGGGGGACCCGATGA
- a CDS encoding GntR family transcriptional regulator: MDRTSPVPLYFQLSQQLEAAIENGALTPGSLLGNEIDLANRLGLSRPTVRQAIQALVDKGLLVRRRGVGTQVVHSQVKRPLELSSLYDDLEAAGQRPATAVLAHRLEPASAQVAAALGVPEGSDVQYVERLRSAHDEPVALLRNHLPTGLLDLDAARLEATGLYRLMRGAGITLHSARQSIGARAATGPEAEVLGEPEGAPLLTMERTTYDDTGRPVEFGSHSYRASRYAFEFQLLVRP, encoded by the coding sequence GTGGACCGCACCAGCCCCGTCCCGCTCTACTTCCAGCTCTCCCAGCAGCTGGAGGCCGCCATCGAGAACGGCGCCCTCACGCCCGGCAGCCTGCTCGGCAACGAGATCGACCTGGCGAACCGCCTCGGCCTGTCCCGGCCGACCGTCCGCCAGGCCATCCAGGCCCTCGTCGACAAGGGCCTGCTCGTGCGCCGCCGCGGCGTGGGCACCCAGGTCGTCCACAGCCAGGTCAAGCGCCCCCTGGAGCTCAGCAGCCTCTACGACGACCTGGAGGCCGCGGGCCAGCGCCCCGCCACCGCCGTCCTGGCCCACCGCCTCGAACCGGCGAGCGCCCAGGTGGCCGCCGCACTCGGCGTGCCCGAAGGCAGCGACGTCCAGTACGTGGAGCGGCTGCGCAGCGCCCACGACGAGCCCGTGGCGCTGCTGCGCAACCACCTCCCCACCGGCCTCCTCGACCTGGACGCCGCCCGCCTGGAGGCCACCGGCCTCTACCGGCTCATGCGCGGGGCCGGCATCACCCTGCACAGCGCCCGGCAGTCCATCGGCGCCCGCGCCGCCACCGGCCCCGAGGCGGAGGTCCTCGGCGAGCCCGAGGGCGCCCCGCTGCTCACCATGGAGCGCACCACGTACGACGACACCGGGCGGCCCGTCGAGTTCGGCTCCCACAGCTACCGCGCCTCCCGGTACGCCTTCGAGTTCCAGCTCCTCGTCCGCCCCTAG
- a CDS encoding response regulator transcription factor, producing MTIRLLIVDDDPLVRAGLTLMLGGADDIEIVGEAADGADVPALVGGLAPDVVLMDIRMPGVDGLTATEQLRSRPGAPEVVVLTTFHADEQVLRALRAGAAGFVLKDTRPADIVAAVRKVAAGDPVLSPAVTRQLMTHVSHGTGPASREDTRRTAATTRLAALGEREKEVALAVGRGGSNAEIAAALYMSVPTVKAHVSRILAKLGLNNRVQIALLVHDAELLE from the coding sequence ATGACCATCCGGCTGCTCATCGTCGACGACGACCCCCTGGTCCGCGCGGGCCTCACCCTGATGCTCGGCGGAGCCGACGACATCGAGATCGTCGGCGAGGCCGCCGACGGCGCCGACGTGCCCGCGCTCGTCGGCGGGCTCGCCCCGGACGTCGTCCTCATGGACATCCGCATGCCGGGCGTCGACGGCCTCACCGCCACCGAGCAGCTGCGCTCCCGGCCCGGCGCCCCCGAGGTCGTCGTCCTCACCACGTTCCACGCCGACGAGCAGGTCCTGCGCGCCCTGCGGGCCGGCGCCGCCGGGTTCGTCCTCAAGGACACCCGGCCGGCCGACATCGTCGCCGCCGTACGGAAGGTGGCCGCGGGCGACCCGGTGCTCTCCCCGGCGGTCACCCGCCAGCTGATGACCCACGTCTCCCACGGCACGGGCCCGGCGAGCCGGGAGGACACCCGCAGGACGGCCGCCACCACCCGGCTCGCCGCACTGGGGGAGCGGGAGAAGGAGGTCGCCCTCGCCGTCGGCCGCGGCGGCTCCAACGCGGAGATCGCCGCCGCGCTCTACATGAGCGTCCCCACCGTCAAGGCCCACGTCTCCCGGATCCTCGCCAAGCTCGGCCTCAACAACCGGGTCCAGATCGCCCTGTTGGTGCACGACGCGGAGCTGCTGGAATGA
- a CDS encoding dihydrofolate reductase family protein, with amino-acid sequence MARLTLTTFLSLDGVMQAPGGPDEDRSGGFAYGGWLVPFFDDDMGRFVNEVFGRVDAFLLGRRTYEIFASYWPKVTDPADPIAGPLNSLPKYVVSRTLDKVDWQGSRLVQGDVVEAVTRLKEQPGREIQIHGSGTLAQTLIAHGLIDEYNLLVFPVFLGAGRRLFPQGGTPTAFELTAHRTTKAGVTIQTYRPTGEARFGEFGLDQ; translated from the coding sequence ATGGCCCGGCTCACCCTCACCACCTTCCTCTCGCTCGACGGCGTCATGCAGGCCCCCGGCGGCCCCGACGAGGACCGCAGCGGCGGCTTCGCGTACGGCGGCTGGCTCGTCCCCTTCTTCGACGACGACATGGGCCGCTTCGTCAACGAGGTGTTCGGACGGGTCGACGCGTTCCTCCTCGGCCGCCGCACCTACGAGATCTTCGCCTCGTACTGGCCGAAGGTCACCGACCCGGCGGACCCGATCGCCGGCCCCCTCAACAGCCTCCCCAAGTACGTCGTCTCCCGCACCCTCGACAAGGTCGACTGGCAGGGCTCCCGGCTCGTCCAGGGGGACGTCGTCGAGGCCGTCACCCGGCTCAAGGAACAGCCCGGCCGCGAGATCCAGATCCACGGCAGCGGCACGCTCGCCCAGACCCTCATCGCGCACGGCCTCATCGACGAGTACAACCTGCTCGTCTTCCCCGTCTTCCTCGGCGCGGGCCGCCGGCTGTTCCCCCAGGGCGGCACCCCCACCGCCTTCGAACTGACCGCACACCGCACCACCAAGGCCGGCGTCACCATCCAGACCTACCGCCCCACCGGCGAGGCCCGGTTCGGCGAATTCGGCCTCGACCAGTGA
- the alc gene encoding allantoicase, whose product MTDTGIPRFTGDASPYGGGDPYADYRTADFPFTGLADLADRRLGAGVVAANDEFFAERENLLKPEPAEFDPEHFGHKGKIMDGWETRRRRGVSAEQPHPVDEDHDWALVRLGAPGVVRGIVVDTAHFRGNYPQAVSVEGASVPGSPSPDELLGPDVEWTTLVPRTAIGGHAANGFAVDVERRFTHLRVNQHPDGGIARLRVYGEVAPDPEWLGVLGTFDVAALENGGRVEDASDRFYSPATNTIQPGRSRKMDDGWETRRRRDKGNDWIRYGLVEQAEIRAVEIDTAYLKGNSAGWAALSVRDGEDGPWTEFLPRTRLQPDTNHRFVLPAPAVGTHVRIDIYPDGGISRLRLFGSLTDEGAKRLAARHQELGG is encoded by the coding sequence GTGACCGACACCGGCATACCCCGCTTCACCGGCGACGCCAGCCCCTACGGCGGCGGTGACCCGTACGCGGACTACCGCACCGCCGACTTCCCCTTCACCGGCCTGGCCGACCTGGCCGACCGCCGGCTCGGCGCCGGTGTCGTCGCCGCCAACGACGAGTTCTTCGCCGAGCGCGAGAACCTGCTCAAGCCGGAGCCCGCCGAGTTCGACCCGGAGCACTTCGGCCACAAGGGCAAGATCATGGACGGCTGGGAGACCCGCCGCCGCCGTGGCGTCTCCGCCGAGCAGCCGCACCCCGTCGACGAGGACCACGACTGGGCGCTCGTCCGCCTCGGCGCCCCCGGCGTCGTCCGCGGCATCGTCGTCGACACCGCCCACTTCCGCGGCAACTACCCGCAGGCCGTCTCCGTCGAGGGCGCGTCCGTGCCCGGCTCGCCCTCGCCCGACGAGCTGCTGGGCCCGGACGTCGAGTGGACCACCCTCGTCCCGCGCACCGCGATCGGCGGCCACGCGGCGAACGGCTTCGCCGTCGACGTCGAGCGGCGCTTCACGCACCTGCGCGTCAACCAGCACCCCGACGGCGGCATCGCCCGCCTCCGCGTGTACGGCGAGGTCGCCCCCGACCCCGAGTGGCTCGGCGTGCTCGGCACCTTCGACGTCGCCGCCCTGGAGAACGGCGGCCGCGTCGAGGACGCCTCCGACCGCTTCTACTCGCCGGCCACCAACACCATCCAGCCGGGCCGCTCCCGCAAGATGGACGACGGCTGGGAGACCCGCCGCCGCCGCGACAAGGGCAACGACTGGATCCGCTACGGCCTCGTCGAGCAGGCCGAGATCCGCGCCGTCGAGATCGACACCGCGTACCTGAAGGGCAACAGCGCCGGCTGGGCCGCCCTCTCCGTACGCGACGGCGAGGACGGGCCCTGGACCGAGTTCCTGCCGCGCACCCGGCTCCAGCCCGACACCAACCACCGGTTCGTCCTGCCGGCCCCGGCCGTCGGCACCCACGTCCGGATCGACATCTACCCCGACGGCGGCATCTCCCGCCTGCGCCTCTTCGGCTCCCTGACCGACGAGGGCGCCAAGCGGCTGGCCGCCCGCCACCAGGAACTGGGCGGCTGA
- the allB gene encoding allantoinase AllB codes for MDGNDRVDGNIGNGDSVDVNLVLRSTRVVTPDGTRAAAVAVAGGTIAAVLPYDAEVPAGARLEDVGDDVVLPGLVDTHVHVNDPGRTEWEGFWTATRAAAAGGITTLLDMPLNSLPPTTTVEHLRIKQDVARSKAHVDVGFWGGAVPDNVKDLRPLHDAGVFGFKCFLSPSGVDEFPQLDQEQLAASLAEIAGFGGLMIVHAEDPHHLDAAPQKSSAKYADFLASRPRDAENTAIENLIAQARRLGARVHVLHLSSSDALPVIAAARREGVRITVETCPHFLTLTAEEIPDGATEFKCCPPIREAVNQDALWDGLADGTIDCIVSDHSPSTADLKTPDFSTAWGGISSLQLGLPAIWTEARRRGRTLDDVARWMSTAPAALAGLERKGAIEAGRDADFAVLAPDETFTVDPADLHHRNRVTAYAGKTLYGVVTSTWLRGVRIAERGTPAEPSGRLLERNK; via the coding sequence ATGGACGGGAATGACCGGGTTGACGGGAATATCGGGAATGGGGACAGCGTGGACGTGAACCTTGTGCTGCGCTCGACGCGCGTCGTGACCCCGGACGGAACGCGCGCCGCAGCCGTCGCCGTGGCCGGCGGCACCATCGCCGCGGTCCTGCCGTACGACGCGGAGGTGCCCGCCGGTGCCCGGCTGGAGGACGTCGGCGACGACGTCGTACTCCCCGGCCTGGTCGACACGCACGTCCATGTGAACGACCCGGGCCGCACCGAGTGGGAGGGCTTCTGGACCGCCACCCGCGCCGCCGCGGCCGGCGGGATCACCACCCTCCTCGACATGCCCCTCAACTCGCTGCCCCCGACGACCACCGTGGAGCACCTGCGGATCAAGCAGGACGTCGCCCGCAGCAAGGCCCACGTGGACGTCGGCTTCTGGGGCGGAGCCGTACCCGACAACGTCAAGGACCTGCGCCCGCTGCACGACGCCGGCGTCTTCGGCTTCAAGTGCTTCCTGTCGCCGTCCGGCGTCGACGAGTTCCCCCAGCTCGACCAGGAGCAGCTGGCCGCCTCGCTCGCGGAGATCGCCGGCTTCGGCGGGCTGATGATCGTGCACGCGGAGGACCCGCACCACCTCGACGCCGCCCCGCAGAAGAGCTCGGCGAAGTACGCGGACTTCCTCGCCTCGCGGCCCCGCGACGCGGAGAACACCGCCATCGAGAACCTGATCGCCCAGGCCCGCCGCCTCGGCGCCCGCGTGCACGTCCTGCACCTCTCCTCCAGCGACGCCCTCCCGGTCATCGCCGCCGCCCGGCGCGAGGGCGTGCGGATCACCGTCGAGACGTGCCCCCACTTCCTGACGCTGACCGCCGAGGAGATCCCCGACGGCGCCACCGAGTTCAAGTGCTGCCCGCCCATCCGCGAGGCCGTGAACCAGGACGCCCTGTGGGACGGCCTCGCCGACGGCACGATCGACTGCATCGTCTCCGACCACTCGCCGTCCACCGCCGACCTCAAGACCCCCGACTTCTCCACCGCCTGGGGCGGCATCTCCTCCCTCCAGCTCGGCCTGCCCGCCATCTGGACCGAGGCCCGCCGCCGCGGACGCACCCTCGACGACGTCGCCCGCTGGATGTCCACCGCTCCCGCCGCCCTCGCGGGCCTGGAGCGCAAGGGCGCCATCGAGGCCGGCCGCGACGCCGACTTCGCGGTGCTCGCGCCCGACGAGACGTTCACCGTGGACCCCGCGGACCTGCACCACCGCAACCGGGTCACGGCCTACGCCGGCAAGACCCTGTACGGCGTCGTCACCTCCACCTGGCTGCGCGGCGTACGCATCGCCGAGCGCGGCACCCCCGCCGAGCCCAGCGGCCGGCTGCTCGAAAGGAACAAGTGA
- a CDS encoding IclR family transcriptional regulator: MPTSSASATDAAKPAATGGVQSLERAFDLLERMADAGGEVGLSELSSSSGLPLPTIHRLMRTLVACGYVRQQPNRRYALGPRLIRLGESASRLLGTWARPYLARLVEETGETANMALLDGDEIVYVAQVPSKHSMRMFTEVGRRVLPHSTGVGKALLAHTPPEEVRALLARTGMPAATEKTITTPEGFLAALEQVREAGYAVDDNEQEIGVRCLAVSVPNSPTAAAISISGPAGRVTEAATEKIVPILQEVAQDLSTALANTSPQQP; encoded by the coding sequence GTGCCGACGTCCAGCGCCAGCGCCACCGACGCCGCCAAGCCCGCAGCCACGGGTGGCGTCCAGTCCCTTGAGCGTGCCTTCGACCTCCTGGAGCGGATGGCCGACGCGGGGGGCGAGGTCGGCCTCAGCGAGCTGTCCTCCAGCAGCGGGCTGCCGCTGCCCACCATCCACCGGCTGATGCGCACGCTGGTCGCCTGCGGGTACGTACGCCAGCAGCCGAACCGGCGCTACGCCCTCGGCCCGCGCCTGATCCGCCTCGGCGAGTCCGCGTCCCGCCTGCTCGGCACCTGGGCGCGACCGTACCTGGCGCGGCTGGTGGAGGAGACCGGCGAGACCGCGAACATGGCGCTGCTCGACGGCGACGAGATCGTCTACGTCGCGCAGGTGCCGTCCAAGCACTCGATGCGGATGTTCACCGAGGTCGGGCGGCGGGTCCTCCCCCACTCCACCGGCGTGGGCAAGGCGCTCCTCGCGCACACCCCGCCGGAGGAGGTCCGGGCGCTGCTGGCCCGGACCGGGATGCCCGCGGCCACCGAGAAGACCATCACCACGCCGGAGGGCTTCCTGGCGGCGCTGGAGCAGGTCCGCGAGGCGGGGTACGCCGTCGACGACAACGAGCAGGAGATAGGGGTCCGCTGCCTCGCGGTGTCGGTGCCCAACTCCCCCACGGCGGCGGCCATCTCGATCTCGGGGCCCGCGGGTCGGGTCACGGAGGCGGCGACGGAGAAGATCGTCCCGATACTCCAGGAAGTGGCCCAGGACCTCTCCACGGCCCTGGCCAACACCTCCCCGCAGCAGCCCTGA